The Musa acuminata AAA Group cultivar baxijiao chromosome BXJ1-8, Cavendish_Baxijiao_AAA, whole genome shotgun sequence genomic sequence CAACCTCTTTAAGCAAGAGCAAAAATCAAAGTTGCAATCATGAGTTTGTGGTGGAATACCATGTGTTCCTCTTATGTCATGCTGATTTCTGATATGAATTCAAACAATAAATTTAGTAGAGCTTGTGGGTTGCTTTCAGTGCTAGCCACCCAGGGGGACAGCTATGCATTGTGTTTCCACATCTCTCCCAAAAGCCATCCTCTTTCTTCTGCCTCTTCCTCCTGCACTGACCACCTCAAGCATCACCACTCTTTGGTGGTCTCCCCAACTCTTCCACCTTCAACAAAGTAAACATCAAAGGCACTAGACACTGACCAAAAACAAGACTTCTTCCTCACATCTTTCCCTACCTAACCTAAAAGATGGAACTAGACACCTTGAATGCTAGTCTAAGTTATATTGATTTGAAAGAACTTAAAAAGAGTCACTCTCCTATTCATGCACCTTTATTAGCCTTTATCAATTTGTCATTtgatatgatattattattaatttaggcTTAAACATTTTACATCATCTACTTCTAGACTTAATGCGATAATTATCTTATCAGGTTAAAGGTTAGAGGTGTACCTTACATGCATCATAATAGAGTGATAAGGATGAGTTGGTAGGATTCAGAGTCTGAAATAAGCTGAACTACATGCTTTTTGATAGTCCACTAAAAAGCAGACCTTGTTGCTTCCGGCCAGAGGAGAGTGTCAAATGTGCATTCAAGTCATGTTGTGTTGGCTACTAACCAGTCACCATGGTTAGTCCCATTGTTGACCACAATCACATGCATAAACTTCTGAGTCTGAGTGAGAAAAAAAGTACATGCAAGAGGGCAGAACTTTCCTGTTTCTGGATCCAATGAAATCAATAAAAAATTTACTGTTATGATGTACTTCAGAAGACAGAAATAAGCCACCAGGTGAAGTCAATAGACTAGGAGCAAATagaatcctcctcttcaacaATTAACATTTGCTAGAACATCTAAAACAGGTATGTATCAGAACCCAAACTGTGCATGGCTTGTATAGATACACTCCAAGACTAGGGACAACAGACATCTCCAACATCTTAATCTATGATTTGATGTGGAATGGCCCCATTGTACCACCTAGTGTTCTTTGTGACACATCCACTTCATACCTCTCATCCATCATCTTCTCTGGATTCATAACCAGATCTGGTCTTGGTTTTCAATGCTCTATTCCAGAGCCAATAGTTGCTTGTGGTTTGCATACTACTCTTCCTCTCATCCACTGCATGCAGCACATAAATTTGGGAGGGGGAGAAAGGGGAGTCGATGCATTGTCAACAGACAGCCATGAGACATAAGACAAAACACACTCCTTGACAGACTCTGAGACAAAACACAGCATGAATCATGAGATATAGCACAAGAAAGGCAGAAACCTGAGATCAATCCACATGAGGATTGCTTTAGGTGTTGGGTGCTATGTTTTCTCTGACTTTGATCACTAGGTGAGAAGAGCTTTTACATCCATCTTGCTATTTCATCAAACACCTGATTGAGGTTCTAGATGAGGAGCATCTActcccttttcttttttctagTGCTGCAAAATCTTCTTACCCATTTCTTTTTCTTCAAGCCAAGAATTTGAAGCTTGAATCTATCTGTGCCCAAAAGTTATTCGATTTGCCTTCAATATATAATAGAATATAATGTGCTACATTGGAGTTAGACACTTCCTTTCAGGTTGCAGTCTATAACTGTGTTGTCCTCAACTGCAGCAAACAGCTATTGACAGCTAATCTTCAATCTTTTACAGGGCCCAATAATGATAGAGGATTTATATCAAGGCAATCTGTCCTTTGCTCCCATGCCAAGTCATTCTCATTGTCAATCCCATTGTTCCTCAGGGGATGAGTCAttggtgcctctctctctctctctttctcttggcTGTAGGACAAAAGGACATGCAATTTGTGTACTGGAGCATTGTAAGTGGTTTGAATACCCTCAACATCTCCTTGATCTCGATGGTTTATCTACATAGACACACTgcccaaaaaacaaaaaagaaactaTGATGTTAATGGCAAGTAATGCTTTAAAATGGCAGGTTGATGGCCATTTGTATGTATGTTTGTTTACcatatatttcttttgttaaaagattttattttatttttttcactatCCTTCCATATAAAAGCTTAAGTCAATGTTTAAAACAATAGATAAGACATGAtctgtatttatattttttactattttcCCATATTGTTGGGATAGATATCTAAACCCAACACATGACATATGAATCATTATAACTAAAAGTTTAAATCAGCATATTAGACAAGATCTATTGATTTATAACTAAtatacttttctcaagtatgagatAGATGTCGAACCAGTTTACTCCGGGAACTTATATGTTATTGTAACTGAAGTGTTTTAGGCAAACAAAACATGTAACATGGATAATAACTTAGATTAATTTATAAGAATCTATGtactattttttaatttatatttaagtattttttatcaaTGGTGCATattcaataaatattatattattcaatAAATATTTTACAAATGATTGAGATTCAATAAAAGGATTATTCTGCCAGATGGAAAAGAGACATCATTTGTTGATTTATATGCTTGTAAACATAATGCTTAGTGTTGCCAACACATCACTACAAGATACACTTGCAGGCCTTGGGCTTGTTAGTccctctaaagatccatttaattAGCCCAAAGCCACAGCCTTGTGTTTTATCTCTATGAGCCCTACTTAAGACAGTGCATCCTTAAGCAACCAACAAGATAAAGCATTAGATTTGCTATCCAAGTTCTTGTAAATGTTTTCTTTATGAGGACATCTATTCCATGAATGTCCAAAGCAAAGGGAGGTGCATAGAATTCATGTTGAATCAGATATATAGTTCTCAATATTTTGAGGATAATATAATTTTCATATATACATAGTGGAAGTAAATAAGTCCGCTAACTGATTAGCAAATCATATTAGAACACAAATTAGCAAATCATAAAATTTCCCTTTGTAATTACCTGATTAAGCAatatattttgttattttttagaaaaatataatatacTATAAATTGATGTGGATTTTCTCTGCATGGATATTATTGGATATATGGTGGAAATATGACTGcatcaattctttttcttttgagatgcaATGATCACATAATGTAGAAATATAAAACTTTAGCATTTATTTAATGGTGCTTTGAATATTGAATGATGATAAATATGTTATTTgatttagaattattttttttttctaataatgtAAATATGGTTGCACTTCATTTTGTTCCCCTATATAGTGTAATATCGGAACGTTATAATCAATATAACGGATCCGGATTATAACGGAATAATTAAAAGTCTCGAATTGATTACCTTCCAAAACCGCCACCAACATGTAACTTATCGACTGGTATGGTACACTGTAACCACGCGTAACGTTTCGGGGGTGGCGGAAGCCATGTCCGACATCGACGATGAGGAATCCACCCTCGAACTGAGCATCCTTCTCCCCTCCGCCGACGGCTTCCGCCGAAGGAAGCCCGCCTTCTTCCTCCCTTCAAAGCCCAAACACTTCGCCGTGGCCTGGATCGACCCCGCCGCTAAGCGATCCACCAAGGCCTTCTCCCCCGGTGGCCCCAGCCCCAAGCTCCACTTCCCCCTCTCCTCCCGCGCCCTCTGCGACCCTGCATGCACCCTCACTGTCCAGATCCTCTCCTCCCGCTTCCCCTTCCGCCACGCCGCTGCCCCCAGGGTGGAGGGCTCCGCCTCCGTCCCCCTCTCCTCGCTCCCCGCTGGCGCTGGTGACACCCTCACTCTGCTGCTCAATCGCCCTTCCGGCCGCCCTGCCGGCTTCGTTCGCCTTTCCGTCCGCATACTCTGGTGTCTGGGggcggcgccgccgccgccgccgccgccgctgccagaGGCTCCTCCAATAGTGGAGTGCTCTGATTGGGCACCAATGGTGGCTACTGGGTTTCCGGTGGAGAGCGGGCAAATGGAATTTCCCATGGCGGAGCCAAATGCGCCGCCGGTACCAGGTGAGAACGccggagcatggaggagtttttgGGTTGGATTGGCCTGTGGAACTCTTGCAATGGTGCTGGTGGGAGCTGCTGGATTGTCCGAAGGCTAAAGGAGTGATCTTGCTGCAATGTGGGTGAGTGGTGTTTGATGAAATGCTCTTGACAAGTCCATCTTTTTGACTTCTCCTTCGAAATTGctgattttttaatatttgatcgAGAGTTGGAAATATTCTCTTTTAGGGTTTGTACTGAAGATTTTACCAAAAGGAAATCAAAATGGTGATAGTAACTATATCTGTTCTTGTTCACAATCTAAGATTTTGTGGTATTCACTCCAGTAAGGTTTCTATATTTTTCAGAGAAATTATACTTCAAGGATCAAACGTTAGAACATCTTTCAGGGTTCAACCATAGTAATTGTAGTATTAATTAAGTGTTAATGGTGATGGTAACTATATCTGTTCTAGTTCACAATCTAAGATTTTATGGTACTAACTCCAGTGAGGTTTTTCTGCATTTTTAAGAGATATTATATTTCAAGGATCAAACTTTAGAACATGTGAGTGGTGTTTGATGAAATGCTCTTGACATGTCCATCTTTTTGGCTTCTCCTTCGAAATTgttgattttttaatatttgatcgAGAGTTGGAAATATTCTCTTTTAGGGTTTGTACTGAAGATTTTACCAAAAGGAAATCAAAATGGTGATAGTAACTATATCTGTTCTTGTTCACTATCTAAGATTTTGTGGTATTCACTCCAGTAAGGTTTTCTACATTTTTCAGAGAAATTATACTTCAAGGATCAAACGTTAGAACATCTTTCAGGGTTCAAACATAGTAATCGTAGTATTAATTAAGTGTAAATGATGATGGTAATTCTAGTTCACAATCTAAGATTTGATGGTACTAACTCCAGTAAGGTTTTTCTGCATTTTTCAGAGATATTATATTTCAATGATCAAACTTTAGAACATGTTTTAGGGTTCAACCACAGTAATTGCAGTGTTAATTAAATGATCGGCAAATTATTACCACATCATAAGTTGTTTTGAGAAGTAAAGAATATTTATTGATCCATGATAGGTCGGAAATAGCTACATGGCGCTTCTCGGTCTTCTTCGTCATGTTTGCCTTTTGTTTTTTTCATGGCAGAGCAGAGAAAAGCCACTTTGCACCATTCATCTCAACAAATCTCCAGACTCTCGTTTGTTGAGTTCTAAAGTTTCTTTGAAATGCAAGGTTCTCAGCGTAAATTTACATATGTAGAATTATAAGTTGTTGTGTTTCACACAAGTTTGTCGCTCTCAGTGAGATAATAAGCTGAGTTGAAGTCCAAACATAATCAAACAATTTTCTAGACTCCCCAAAACATGGTCGAGGAAAAAATATTCAGATACAAAGTGTCTCAGAGTTACGGTCGATGTTATTGTAGATCTCTGTCCTATGGTACAAATAAGGTTCATCACATAAGATGTTTGCAGTTGATACAAGTAGTATGCAGCAACACTATTATACTATACTCATggccttttttcttttcttttctcatatttatatatatatatgtcaattaGAATCTACATGCATACACCCCATCAATTAGCCTCATGATATGTCTGTTGAGATACCAAGCTCAAGTCCATTTGCCTCATGATGTGTATCAGGATTGCATTCTCATAGAAAGATGGTTCGAACCTTCATCCTCAGTGTCGAGATGCTTTCAGCCGATGGgatccacagagagagagagagagagatgcattaTGTTGTGGTCTACTTGGTGTTGCAGAGCAACAATTATAGGATGATCCAAGGAGGAAGTTTGTGGCAACTTTAGCATTATAGTAGAGAAGGCACAACTAGTAATAGAGAGGTGCTACTAATTTTACTTTCTATATCAACATAATTCCTAATTTTAACctctaaaatccttttttttttcttctttatttcttTAAATAACGATCAATGGTATCGCATTTCTAGTTTCTCCTACCTTATCATGCATACCGTGAGGCTTACTACAATAAGATAGACTATTGGATGGATGTCTCCTCACATTTCTTAACTTCCCCTTCCATCAAAATTTCCAttttacatatacacatatgtacTACTTTTCTCCTTAGCAGATAATACTTTACAAATTTCTATTAATCCATGCAGAATATCTGActgagtttatatatatatatatatatatatatataaaataataataataataataataataataataataataataataataaatgcatTCCAAACCAAAAAGACAACCACACACAGCAAACAGTCTATAGCATCTATCAACTCAGCGAAAAGTACTATCATGTTGGGAAGAAAACATCAGAGAAACACATTGAGGATTTAGAAGGCTAAAGAAATGCATATATCCCTTCTTTAAATTCTCCTCTTTTCTTGCTTAAAAACCTACATCAAAGTTTTCCTAACAAAGATGGCTCCGTACATTTCGAACATTAAAAGTCCATAAAACGTTcagtatttatataatattttcaaatatttGTATATCAAGTTAGCACACATTTGTTCGTTCTGCACACTGAAAACTTACTCCTCTTACATACTTTGCTAATGTGACATGTCCAGATATTAATTAAATTGCACTCTCGATTGACAAAAATGGTGATATTTTGAGATCATGCATTCATGAAAATACACTTTCCACCAAGAGCACACAAGGACATCACTACCAGTTTAAGTGGCTCCCTCAGAGGCCTAAAATTTCAAGAGACATGTATACATTTGCCAACACAATGAATTGAGATCCtaggaagcttcaggtacataccCATGGCAACCAAAGTAGCTCTCTACCCTACCAATATCAATGTTATTTGGTACATTTCACAACAAAAATTAAGTCAGTAATTAAGGAGACAACAGGTAAAGTTCCTACAAAATTCATCAACAGGGCTTGAAACCGACATTAAAAGGCACCGCATTCGGCGGTTCATCTGCACAGATCTATCAGGTAGTAGCAGATGTTTTGCTCTTCTTTCTAGCTTTTGACTTGACAGCATCTTTCAAACTCTTTGCAACATCTGTTTGCTGCCTCGGCCCTGAAACTCCAAGTGTTTCAGAATTAGAAGATATTGTTGCATGCTCAGGACTGTTCTCGACTGCCATTTTGTTGCTTTTTGATTCTTCTTGTTGTTCCTTACTAATCGTTAAAGGACCTGCATGTTCGAAAAGTGATTTGTTGCAAACTACAGCAAAAGCTTTCACAACTTGCCAACACACAAGAAAATTATCCACAATTTTGGAAACAATTAAGCAGAAACATAAAACCAAGCAAGACAGGCCATACTGCCTTAATTATCAGGCCATACTTGGAGTTAAATCCTAGGGAGAGACAACTTAAAGATAGACAATTGTGCCATAAAAGCAGATAGgcgaagggtttttttttttaaagaacttAATTGCTTATCAGCATTTATGTTGATATTAACTCTCATCCAAATGGTTGTGAAACAGAAGTCCTGGATATCAACACCCAGTAGGACAAGTAGCCATAGTTGCCAActgtttgaagtcagatgcatatATATGCATTCTCACCAGTGAGCTCTGCTAAGAGTAATTTCACTAGTTAACACCGAAAACACCAACTTTTCTTGTGTGGCCATATTGCTGTATTCATTCAACAGCTAATCCAGTGCTAGGAGAAAGATGAGCTGAGTTTGATAGCCAAAAAGAATAAGACTATTGTCTATATTCTACTTATATAAAGCATTGTATTATGACAAAAAAATCAAAACCAATTGTGTTCCATTATCATAAGTTCCTGCTATCTTCTCTATATCCTTAATCTGTTGACTGCCATCCTATCATCTGGACAGAAAATAAAAACCAATCTTATTCCATTTATCGTAAGTTCCTGCTGTCTTGTCTATATCCATAATCTGTTGTGTACTGGTATTCACTCATCAATCAGTACAATACTTCTATGCCTACCACCTGTCATTATTAGTTGCTCAAAACTATCATTGCTACCACCTGTActctctgccagaaatcgagttcTATGAATGAAACATGAAAAATAATGTAATGTTCATCCACTTGTAGCACACAAACTAAATCTCAAATATAAGACAACAACAAATTCCAGAAACATCCAAACTAAGCTAGTTTGCATGCAGAACTAGGAGATAAAATTACCAAATAAATTATTCCAAAGTTTTTCAGACTATGAATCTTGAAAGATAAAAAGATTATATAAGCTAACATTTACAACTTACAAAGATGCACAAAGGTTAAAACAAAGCAACAAAAAGATGTAGAGGAGCATGTTTATACATATGAAACCATACCAAGTAAATCTTGAGATTTTCCAACTAAATTTGAAGAAAGTTTATTCAGATAAGGGTCCCTGCAAACAGAATAGAGCATTTATTCATGTTCTTGTTCAATTACAAAACTTAATTGTTTCATATAACAAACAAAGTGCAACTACAGCAAAATATTACCAATTTGAAGGGCCACCAACAAATGGATCAGTGCATCTGTCTCTGCGGTTGCTCTCTGTCTTTATACATGTCCTAGTATCAACTGTCATTTCATCATCACAATTGGAGCTTCTGTCTGGTTCATGTTGTGTCATTTCTTCTTGATGTCTTATTATATTCTCAGCTTGCTTATCCTTCATGATAACATCTGGAACACTAACTTGTTGTGTCACTGTCGATGAATGACGCTTAACCTTCCGTAACGTTCTCTCAGTATTGTATGTCTCTACCTGGAAAATTCTTTAGTAAATTTTCTTACCAATGAATGAGAGTGTACCAACCATATTAAGCAGATGACTTTGTTCACATGAAGGTAAATAAGTTCAATGTTCTGGTAAAGATGGGCGTTTTGCTTCATCTGAAGCATTCTTGATCATTGAGAAATTATTATCAGAAACAACAATCTCTAATAACAAAATCAAGCCTTTAATCACTTGGGTTCAGCTACATATTTGGAACTAGGACTAGGCCTGGTTGTCATCACTGTTCTCTTGGATTGCACTTGCTGGTCAACAAGTACAGTTGAACTATAAGTCAGAAAACAAGATTATTGGCAAACAAAATCCTTAAAAAAAAGGTTCTGTTATCTGTCAATCAAAGATCTTTGATCTAATTTGTATTCATAAGCATGCTGAGCAGAAAAGGCATATCTAGTTAAGACTGTACATACAACTGTAACATCTAATATGATGGAaactaaaatcatttaaattccAAACAAAAACACTGACAGTCAACACTTAATGTACCACATCCATGCATTTTAATTTTTATGTGATtttcctaaaaataaaatttgtaaGGACCCTTTCATGATTTGATTTAGCTAGAGATTAAAATGCAAATCCATAAAGAAGGATAAGTTAATAGACAAATTAGTCCTTGAATTTTGTTTCTACCTTCCTATGACTTTCGTCGGTTTGTCACACACTGCTACACAGGATACCATCATCTTGGATTCTAGTGAATGACACACTCTAAAAAAGTGTACATTAGTGTATCCAGAATTCGGCATTTTCAAGTTGTATGGCTTCaataaatattatctacaaacagAAAGGTTTCATGTCCATGTTTTAAAGAAGAAACATCCAAACAAAGCTGATTATTTTGACAATCCACAAGAACAAAGCTCTGTATTAAATATCTCATGATTCTCATCTATAAAAACTATTCATAAGTGACTCAAATAACAATCTTTTCCAGGTTCTTCAATGCCCAGAATGCTTATCATAAGAAAAATAAGAGACAAAAAGTTTAGAACAAAGCTACATATGTATATCATAGCCAGAACAGAAAAAGAAACCCATAAGGAGCAACATTATAAACCATACAACCATAAAAGTCAAAAGCAACCTAAATTTTCATGCAACTCACTGCATTCTTTATTTTACTTGTGATATCAGCAGCTTTCACAGAAGCAATTCGTAAGCACTGCATAATCATGTTTGGTGTCACACCCTCTCCTCCAGCTTTTTGAACCGCACAAACATCACCATTTGAGTTCACTGTAGCAGTCATTCTTCCTCCCATAACAACCTCTTCTTTATGTGTTGGATCAATCACCTGGAAAAGATAAAATTCTAGGTCAAACTCGAAGCCAGAACATGATTGAACAACTCACTGAACAAAATTTTATAACAAAAATTGCAAGTTCTTTATGAAGTTACTTTCACAATACCATGATGTTACCCTCACTAAAAAAAGCAAAGGTCACTGCTATAGGAAGATGATGAATTATCAATGTGAGTGGCTCCATAACCTGTAGAGATATGAGAAGAAAATAGATTTAAGTCTTACTTCTTCCTAACATAAGTGGTCATTTTCAAAGTAAACTATTAAAAAAGCATGAATATACATAAGCTATGCAGActgtgtatgtgtgtatgtatacacTGCTATCAGGAAACAGAAAGAAAAGGCCAACTGACAACACCAAATTA encodes the following:
- the LOC135587805 gene encoding exosome complex component RRP45A-like isoform X1 — encoded protein: MEQRLASTWRMTVNERKFVETALASDLRVDGRRPFDYRRLTIKFGREDGSSEVQLGQTHVIGFVTSQLVQPYRDRPNEGTLSIFTEFSPMADPSFEAGRPGESAIELGRVVDRGLRESRAVDMESLCVVAGKSVWSIRVDLHILDNGGNLIDAANIAALAALSTFRRPECTLGGENGQDIIVHDPEVMEPLTLIIHHLPIAVTFAFFSEGNIMVIDPTHKEEVVMGGRMTATVNSNGDVCAVQKAGGEGVTPNMIMQCLRIASVKAADITSKIKNAVETYNTERTLRKVKRHSSTVTQQVSVPDVIMKDKQAENIIRHQEEMTQHEPDRSSNCDDEMTVDTRTCIKTESNRRDRCTDPFVGGPSNWDPYLNKLSSNLVGKSQDLLGPLTISKEQQEESKSNKMAVENSPEHATISSNSETLGVSGPRQQTDVAKSLKDAVKSKARKKSKTSATT
- the LOC135589096 gene encoding uncharacterized protein LOC135589096, whose translation is MSDIDDEESTLELSILLPSADGFRRRKPAFFLPSKPKHFAVAWIDPAAKRSTKAFSPGGPSPKLHFPLSSRALCDPACTLTVQILSSRFPFRHAAAPRVEGSASVPLSSLPAGAGDTLTLLLNRPSGRPAGFVRLSVRILWCLGAAPPPPPPPLPEAPPIVECSDWAPMVATGFPVESGQMEFPMAEPNAPPVPGENAGAWRSFWVGLACGTLAMVLVGAAGLSEG